AGCGAGGAAATGCAGGGAGATGGAATGTGAGTGAGCAGGAACGGGATGATCTTAACCGTAAAATGGACGCGGAGCTTTACGATAAAACGCTTCAGCTGATTATTCATGAAGGGCTAACAGAAATTAAAGTCAAAACGGTACAACTTTATTTTCGCGTGGGGTATAACCGTGCAGCCCGAATAGTTGAACGTCTACGTCTGGAAAAAATATTAAATCATGCAATTAACAAGGATTAATCAAATGATATCAAAATTAGTTTTATTAACCATCTCTGCAAGCCTGCTGACTGGTTGTGGGGACAACACACCAAAATGTAATAGTGATGATGCTAAAAGTCTAGTAGTTGATATTTCGAAAAAAAAATCAAGAAACAATTTGACCAAATCAGGAACTCACAGATGGCAGGGATGGTGCCTAAGGATGCAGATAACATTCAATTAGCCGTTATTAATGTCAGAACTATAAAGCATGACTCCTTGCTAGATGCCTACTCATGCTCTGCCGACTTGAAAATGACTTTACCAGACAAGACAACTAAATTACCGATAACTTATAATATCCAAAAGTCGGATGACAGTAACGGGCAGTTTTACATAAACGTATTTGGCTTGTAAAACGCTTAGGCAATATCAGGGATTCCTTGGGTTAAAATAATTGAAATTTTAACCCAAAAGGAAAGTTGATGAAGAAGATCACCATGTTTGCCATTATCACTATGACTTTAATTTTTTGGCTCATCATATATAAGGCATCTGAACCTGAAAAAGATCTCCCTATTAATACTCCCCTCATCATTAAATCTCACTTACCAGGTGCATGTAAGGCCACAGTTTTTGAAACTGCTGGCAATATCATACGAAATGCTTCTATCGTCGCGTGCAGGGTGCAGTTTTATACACATTACTAATTTTACTGCATTCTCTAACTGCGCGCAGGTGCAGTATACGCCATCGAAAAATATATTTGATGTCAAGATCTGTATTCACCAACCCTTGCTTTTCCTGTTCAATTGAAGAAAATTCCCATATACAACCAAGGGCCTTGCCCATGTGGAAAGGGCTGAAAAAATCAGACAGAATGGCACCATGTTGACGGACAAAACAGCAAGGCTTTGTTGAATAAATCGAACTTTTGGCCGTAATCAGGATCAGATCACCACATTCCCGATCCTGTAGCGGTATCACGTGGCAAAACAAACGTTCAAAATCACCAACTGGGCTGAATACAACAAGGCGCTCGTCAACCGGGGTTCACTGACATTCTGGCTTGATGAGTCGCCCATCCAGGCCTGGTATGACGAGCCAGGCACGTCTTCACATGGTCATCCGCAACGTTATTCTGAGCTGGCTATTACCACCGTACTGATGCTCAAACGCGTCTTTCGCCTCACGCTGCGCGCCGCGCAGGGATTTATTGACTCCATTTTTACCCTGATGAAGCTCCCGCTCTGTTGCCCGGATTATTCCTGTGTCAGCAGGCGGGCTAAGTCCGTCTGCATCCCTTTAAAAAACCCTACACGTGGCGAGATTGCCCACCTGGTTATCGACTCCACCGGATTAAAATTCTTCGGTGAAGGTGAGTGGAATGTGCAAAAACACGGCCAAGAAAAGCGCCGCATCTGGCGTAAACTGTACCTGGCGGTAGACGACGGTACACATGAGGTTATCTGCGCTGACCTTTCCCTGAACAACGTGACGGATGCAGAGGCCTTCCCGGGGCTTATTCGCCAGACCCACCGGAAAATCAGAACCGTCTGCGCCGACGGCGCTTATGACACCAGACGGTGCCACGATGAACTGCGGCGTAAGAAAATCAAAGCACTGATCCCACCGCGAACTCGCGCAGGTTACTGGCCGGCTGAATATGCCGACAGAAATTAGGCGGTTGGCCGGCAACGGCTGACGGGAAGCAATGCGTACTGGAAATGGCACACGGTTTACAACCGGCGTTCGGTGGCTGAAACGGCAATTTACCGTGTCAAGCAGCTGTTTGGTGGGCATCTTACGCTGCGGGATTATGATGCGCAGGTTGGGGAGGCTATGGCCATGATCCGCGCCTTAAACAAAATGACGCGCGCAGGGATGCCAGAAACTGTCCGGATTGCCTGAGGGAGTCAGCGATGAGGAGAGCTTTTATCTAAATCCGATTTATTCAACAAAGCCGCATGAATGCTGTGGGTTCGATGGATGGCCTCTATAACCAATAACACAAACAAAAATGAGACATCCATCAAAAATTGCTGGATGTCTTTCACCAACAAAGCATTAAAAACCACAAACGTTAAGCAACGACACCGCTTCTGAAATACCTACTATTTCGGTACAAAGTCGGAGCAGAGCCTCAGTAAGCTATGAGCGAAAAGGAAGATAATCGACGTCACCACTGACAATAAAGACCTGTCCGGGAGACCTCATATCAAATTCGGTTTCGCGCTATCCAGATACTAGCGCGCAAGGTAAAATTTATCAGACAATACCAAGATAGCCTGCTCCCGTTCTTCTGCCGTATCTGGCAATGACGAGGCGCGCATTTTCAGGTTCTCAATACTCTCCAGCATATTAAGAATTTCCGTTATCGCACAATGCAGATTCTCATCTTGAGACACAGGAGAATCACCTTTCACACGCCCTCTTACCGCTAGTTGATCAGACGAAAACTCGCTGAAATAGGCACGCAAGCGTTCTGCCTCTGGGTTGCCACGAAATTTGAGCCGCTGAACGTCATTATAATCGGGGCAGAGCTGGTAGCACATATCTCGGAAACCAGGGTATCCCTCGACGAATTCCTTTTGCAGATCTTCCACGGCAAGCGTTTTCAGTAATCGCATCAGTTCGTTCTTTATCCCCTCTAGATTAGTCAAATAGTCTGGCGTGTTACGACCTCGGTGAACCAAACTTAGGATGTTCAAACTGTTGAGCATCTCCAAAAAAGCATTGGTATAAACCTCTGCAGAAGAGCCTTTAAAACGCGGATATTCCACAATGCCTCTGGATCGCCAGTAGAATTTATCTTTATTCGCTTCCCCCCATTTAAATTCACCATAGGTCACGGCGCAGTCAACATTGTAGCCGTTTCGGCACGTCATACCATCAATATACTCACCCATGAACTGACGCAATTTTTGTGCGAGCAAAGCTGCCGTTTTCCCTCCGTTTACTAGCAGTTGCATTGCGCGTTCACTGTCATCTTTATCGAGATCAGCGACCTCGGAGAAAAAAAAGTTCACATCTGCATTGAGCCTGTCCATATCATTTTTTATCACTTGGTCCAGTTTGCGCTCAATGCGGAATAATTTTTCACTCTGCTCACGAAACCCTGAGCGTATATCGCGATTGATAACTGACAAAGTCACCAAAAACTCATTCTGAAATTGCACCATCAGCGCCGGTGAATATTTGAGATCCTCTTTCACCATGAGTGTGTTTAGTGGCGTAGTAAATCTCCCGCGAGAATCACGTAATTGTAACCCCTCTATCTTCACCATACCGTCATCAATCTGTTTTTTGATCGTGTCGGTCAGTATTGCCTTGATGCTCATTTCCTCAAGATTAGCCATACGTAAATTCCTCATCGGCGTTATGCCAGCTTAGTCAGTAAAAATGGTCACTTTGCCCTGTTTATAGCCGAGTTGGTGCATAAACTTTTCCGCTATCCTCGGTAAAGACTGATAGGTTTCAATACCGCTGAATCTGAGATATTCAATCAGTTGGGTATCAACCCGCAGTTCCCACTCAGCAATGGACAACATTTTCTGGAAACCATCATCGACTTGCTTTGATAATAGCGCTTCCACTGCCATGTGATAACGCATATCCCAATAAAGTAATAACGCCTCAGGGTAACGCCGCAGATCAGGATAGTTGCCTTCAGGATCAGATCTGGCATATCGCTCTGCGTCTTTCAAAATAGAAGTTACAGATTGCTGAACATTCCCCGTTCCAGTCATCACCGATGGAATACGAACGCCTAACTTTTCGTCATGCAGGATCAGCGCTTTTATTATCTGCTTATTCATTTTGGGCAAAGGCCCTGTGAGATCGCGAGCGTAATGGAGAACTATACTTTCGACAAAACCGGCCTGCTTCTCCAGCGAAGGTTTAACGCGGGTAACAGCTTTTCCGGTAAGGAAAGTGAGAACATCTTTATCAGAAAACGAAGGCACCTTTGCACAACGCAATGTTCTCAACTGTAGCTGGTTTTTATAAACGGCTTGCATAACAAGATGGTTCGAATTTTTCCGCACTGAATATTCCTGCAGCGCCAGCGAAGCATAGAGCAAAAAATCGAGACGATCATAGGCGGGTTCAATTGCTTTTTTTTCCAGTATCATTCCTAGGGCTGCGTTAATGTTATTACGTGAATAATGGTCTGGGTCATGCCGTTCACCATCGATTTCACTTTTTACATAAACAGCCATCTTTTCACATGTAAGTGTGAGATTACTCGAAATACGCCATGCCTCTTCTGCGTAAGTTTTTGGCATGGAAAAGGTTAAATGGCCAAGGATTTCCGCCAGTACAGCAGAGTTTTCCTCACTTTGCTCATGCTGCTGCGGGAACGCGGATCTGAATTCAAAATTCGCTTTATCGGTACTTTCAACTTTCAGTAAACGGAAGATCTGCGGACGGTAAACCCGGCAAATACGATAGAAAAGTGTGACCACCTTAAACGCCAGATTACGGTCTTTCTCAAGGAAAACCTTAAAAGGAATACCGGTCAGTACAGCGATATTCTTCTTTATCTTTTTCACCAGATCGGCGACATCAGCACCTCCATAAGTTTGTGCAAGGTAGATATGAAACGCTTTCTCGCTGGAATCAGGAATAGGTTGTGAGCTACCGATTTCATAGCCACTGCCGTAGATCACTCGCTTTTGTTCATCGGACAGATAACGATGGTAGATATACTCCTGCGTTTGCAAGGTTACACCGCCACCAATGACGCTCCCGCCCAGTACGCTGCGCTGTAAAAGAGTGTCTTTATGCTGCAATAGGGTTTTCAAACCATTTTCGTCAAAAGTAAACCCCATCTGCTCAAGCATGTGCTTTATCTGTAATTCCGTAAAAGTCTGTGCAGCCATGATCCGTTCCTTATTGATTCTTCATCGGTTCTACGTTTTGAATAGCGACCAGCTTAGTCGGATTACTTTAAGCAAATAAGGGGAGAAATTTATAAAGTTCCTGCACCCGTCTGTAAGTACCAGATGTGAGATCGACTTTCCACAACGGAAGATCACGTAACCAGTTCACAAGTCACTCCAAC
The sequence above is drawn from the Pantoea nemavictus genome and encodes:
- a CDS encoding DNA translocase FtsK, producing MSEQERDDLNRKMDAELYDKTLQLIIHEGLTEIKVKTVQLYFRVGYNRAARIVERLRLEKILNHAINKD